Below is a genomic region from Acomys russatus chromosome 3, mAcoRus1.1, whole genome shotgun sequence.
TGAGAAAAAGTTACTGCAGTTTCCAGGGTATGGGGTGAGGGCTGGTACAGGGGTTCCTGGCAGCGGCTTCCCCAGGAGTCCAGGCTGCAAGGGTCCCCCACAATCAGGTAAGGAGAGGGTTAAGAGGGAGGGGAGTCGGGGAGTGAACAGGGGCATCTCCCCCTGGCAGCCTCCAGTTTGGTTACTTTTATGGGCTCCCTGCCCATCCCAGGCTCCAATCTTAGGAACCAAATGGGTTTTTGGAGTTTGTGAGCTATCTGTGCTCTGGACAAGGGGGCAGGAAGAAGTGGGGGTGGCAAAGTTGATTTTCCACCCCCCCTTTTGTCttgggttttctttcatttttcttctttcttttggcgTTTTCTCAGTCAGTATAACAGTATGAAAAAGGTATGTGTTTACAGGGAAAGAGGGCTGGGGAttcaatgggggagggggagggagagagaaggaagcagacacGTATGTCAACGTGGGGGTGCATCTGAAAGGGGCTGAGAGTGAGGGTCAGTGTctgtgggatggggaggaggcaggactCTGCTGGAGGTGGGGCATGTAAAGCCCACTGAGGGTGGGAATTGACAGACTCCCATGAGGTGGGCAGAGCTGAAGATTGGGGTGAGGGATCTGAGTTTCCACCAACCACCCCTTGGGGTGTGAGGGAACCCTGAGgccctctcttctccccatctTGGTTTATCTGTTTATAAAGCTAGAAGTGTAGAGGTAGTAGTAGTTTTTGGGTTGGGGTCCGTGTGAGGTAATCTTGCTTCCTCTTTGGCAAAAGCCACAGCAGCCGGGACAGCAGTGGCGCTGTTGGTAACGGTGATGGGAGGGCcgcctgggggtggggctgccttgcGCCTGTGGGCTGAGGAGCGCAGGTGGGAGGCTAGGGCTTCACGCCCACTCAGCAGCACCtcacaggccaggcagtggtaggtGCAGATAGGCACCCTCAATGGGGCGGGCATGGAGGCCCCAGAGCCCCGCCcaaagaagcagaaggatctctggTGGGCAGCAGCTGGGGCCTCGCCATCAAATGCCATCTTGCACTGGCGGCACAAGTAGCGGTGAGTAACGTCCACGGTGGAGATGCCGGCGCTGCCTGTCAGCAGCTCGTCAGCTTCactgctttccccttcctctggagCCGAAAGCTCAGGAGGCTTTGGAGGGGCTGTGGCTGTAGGCTCAGGGGCTTGGGGGGGTTGCTGGAGGAGGGTATTGGGGAGCAGCCCAATGAGGGTCTGAGGTATCACGGGGTTCATGGGAAATAGCCCCTTCTTCATGCCGTAAAGCTGTTGGAAGTATGCCCCCTGTAACTGAGGGCCAAAGACAGCTGGTGGTGCTGCCCCGCCTGTGGGGGGCAATGGGAACGGCAGGAATTGGCCCCCCAACAGGGCTGGGACAGTGGCCTTCAACGCTTTCAGGTTCTTGAGGGCATCAGTGGAGGAGTTGGTAAGGGTTGCCACTGGCTTTCTCTCCCCAGAGACTTTGTCTCCTGAGGGCTCAGTAGCTGGGCCAGGGGTTGGGTCAGTAGAGCTGTTGGTTTGGTTGGAGGCAGGTCTCTGAGGTAAGGGGCGGCCTGGACCAGCAGTCTGGACCACTGTGGTAGCAGGTAGGACTGAAGTGGCAAGGCCAAGGAGGCCTGAAGAGGCAGCAGTGCCTAGGAAGATGAAAGAAGTAATGAAGGGTTAATGATCCCCAGCCTTACAGATTTTCCTGCTCCAGACTAGAGCGGCACACTCACCTTCACCcctcccgttcccccctccccctcagtaGCCATACTCTCTACTCTCTTTTTCTCCTACAGCCTGCTACAAGGATAACTGCTTGAGGAGAGCCAAGAAGGCAAAGAACGGTTTGCAATGAGAGGAGACGCTCTCTCAGGTCCAGCTCCTCCCGGCCTCCCCAACTCACCTGAATTGAAAGAAGCTATGCTTCCAAGTGGTGGCTGGGCCAGAGTTGGGCCAGGCAAGAGGACTGGAGCCAGGCGTGGCAGGGTTGGGGAAGCCCCCaagggcacagaggcaggtgtggtggcaggtggccCTTTGGGAGCCAGTGGGGGGGCCTCGGGTGCTGGAGCTAAGTCATAGCATTTGCTTTCACTCTTCAGTTGGGCTCGCACTGCCTCCTTGAGCTTGGCCAGGTGCTGCCGAGAGAAGAGGTGGCCTCGACAGGAGACATAGAAGTCATACTTGACGTCACAGTAGGGACAGTCGGTGCGCTGGGCTGCCAAGGCGCCCTCGCTGCTGCTCCCACTCCCTGCGATTGCTGCTCCCTGCAgtttggctttcttttccttggcACGAGCATTTTGGAACCAGACCTGAATGACTCTCTTGGGCAGCCCGATCTCCTCCCCCAGCACCTCACACTCCTGCATAGTAGGGGTGCGGTAAGCTTCATAGCAGGCTTTCATGATCTTCAGCTGCAGGCTGCTCATCTGGGTCCTGTATCGCCGCTGCCCCAttccatctggaactccagtcccaCCTCCTGGTCCCCCACTGgtccctccagccccaggggactcTGGTTCGGCCAGGCTGGAAGCGGATGAATCACTTAGGTCTCCTGCGGATGGACTGCAAGCCTCACTTTCTGGAGACGCTTTGGGGGGCTCTTCCGGGCCCTCATCCTCACTGAGTGCGGGAGGTGGGAGGGGTAGAGGGGGCTCTGGCGGGGGCGCAGTGGCCTCTTTCCCAGGCTGTAGGGACGGCAGAGGCCCGGCAGCAGGGGTGACTGCGGGGTAGGGAAAAGCTGGTGCTTCTCTCTTTGGAGTTTCCTTCCCAGTCTCGTCTTCCATCTTGCTCAACAGGAGGTTGAATTTGGGGAAGGGTGCTGGGGCGGCGTTAACAGTGGGTTTGACTGCGGGACCAGCTACTCCTCCCGGGGTGCTTCGAAACTGACCTTTCCTCTCCCGGGCTCTGGTATTCTGGAACCAGACCTGTACCACTCGCTTTTTGAGCCCCACTTCTTCTGAGATGCAGTCGAGCATCTTACGAGTGGGGTTAGAGTCCTGCATGTACCAGCGGTACAGGATCTCCAGCTGCTCGGGTAGGATGGTAGTGCGCAGGCGCTTGTCTTTTGGGGGTTCCCCGTCCCCTCCTCCGCCTGCTTCACTGCCCGTGGGAGACAGACTGCCGTCATCGTGCTTGCGCTTGAGGGGTGTCCCTGATGAGGTGCCGGATACTGCAGGGGTTCGCTCCCCAAACACCAGCAAAGGAAGATCTAGTAGCTGTGACGGAGCACTGGGCTGCACGGACGGCGGCAGGAAGTGTAGTCGGTGGTGAGCGGACAGGAGGTCCTGGCTGGGGAAAGAAATGGCACACTGGTCACAGGTATGCACTGGAGGTGAGGGAGGCGCCTTCCCTTCAGACTCTTTGCCTTCTGGCCTTGTTGGCTCTGCCTGTTGGCTCGAGTCTTCCACATCTGCATGTTCTGGAGATGGGCCACTATGTCTCGCCGCCGGTTCCGGGTTTCGTTCCTCcaactcctcttcctccacctcttcttcctcttccgccttctctgcctcctcctcttcctcaggagGCTGGTCGTCATAGCATTTCTTGAGGTGCCTCACTAACTCAAAAATACAGGCGAAGGTGGCATGGCAGCGCCTACAGCCAGAGGCTCCCCCAGGGGCTCCTCCGGAGGCCACGGGCCCACCCTCGCAGGCATTTTTGCGGGCTTTCTGGCGCGCGTTCTGGAACCACACGACCACCACACGGCTAGCCAGCCCCAGGAGATTGGCGAGCCGCTCCACCTCTCCGTCCTTGGGGTAGGCACTGGTCTCAAAGAAAGACTGCAGAGCTTGGCTCTGGAACTCTGTGAACTTGGTTCTGGAGAACCGGCGGCCTGCTGCGGGCACTGTGGGAGGAAGAGTCCCTCTAgaaccttcttcttcctctgcggGCCAGTGTCCTCCTGCCAGGCTTCTCTCCTCGGAAGTGTGGATCCCCCCTACTTCAGGCTCTGGAACCACAAATGGCGGGCCTAGCTGGGGAGGTGACTCCAGGGACCCATCTGGAGGTTTGGGGGGCTCTGCTGGGGGTGGTGGGTAGAGGCTGTCATAGCTCTTGCGGAACTGAGCAGCGTAACGGCTCAGGGCCTCAAAGGGCAGAAAGCGGCGGTGGACGTGTTCCTCGTGAGTCTTGAGGATGAGCATGTTGGAGAAGAGTTTCCCACAAGCCCCACAGGCCAGCTTGTCTCCGCCTCCCAGAGACTCCGGGGGAGGAGGTGTCGGGGGAGGCGGGTACTGCCTGCTTCCCTTCATTGTACTGAATTACTAACTCAAAGCCAAAATTTTCCAGAAGGGCTTTGGCTGCTGTGCGGGCGGCTTCGTTGGGTgacgggtggggtggggaagagggccCGGCTTCGTTCCCCTCTTCAGCTATGAGGGGCCGTTCCCACTCCTGCTCAGGCAGCTCAGCCTTCGGGGGtgcaggaagaggaggtggggtggCTGCTGGCAGCGACAGCATGGGTGTAGGGCTCGCCAGTGCCAGCTTGGGCCCCACCTTGAGGTCATGGAGGTAGAAGGGCAGAAGCAGCTGCTGTTGCTGGAGCTTAAGTAGTGATTCTGGGACCAGAGGGAAGGGGGGCAGGACTGGTGGGGTGAAGAGAGGGGCTGGGAATCGGTGTAGGTCCAAGGGAGGGGCTGGTGGGGACAGGAAAGGCAGTCCAGACATGAAGGCAGCGGGGTCAGGGCCTTTCTTCTCAGTGCCCACCTCGCCCTCAGTCTCGCCTTCCTTGACCTCCTCTTGGCTTCGCTCTGGTCCTTCGGCCTTGGCATCCGTCTTGGCCCCTCTGGAGCGAGTCTGGTGCAGAACCGATCGCATGTGAATCTCCAGAGTGGAGCTCTGGTTGTAGGACACTCGGCAGACCGTGCACTTGAAGGGCTTGTCTGAAGCAGCTGTACTGGGCGCTGGGATGCCGGCCTCTCCTCGGGCGGGGCAAGATGGGTCGCTGGCAGCCTTCTTCATCTTATGAAGGTGAGAGACAGAATTATAATGAACCAAGAGGATATTCTTCTGGGTGAAGGACTCCTTACACACAGTACACTTATAGGGCCGAGCAgggtcaagaaatttgtccaggGCGAAGTTGGTGGTCTTCCGATAGGTTAGGGGATGGCGAGAGTCAGCTGCGGATGGCTCTGCAGAGCGGGGCTCCCCCAtggctccctcttcctcttcagcCATGGCGGGTGGGGGAGCCATTTCTTCAACTTGGGCGTCAAGCTGAGGGACTGGAGATGGAGTTGGAGAGGAGGGCTGACCAGGACTTCCTGATGGCTTCTCTGGGCCCTCCACTGGTGCCAAGGGAGGCTCAGGAGGAGGAACTGGGCTGGCTTCCGGGGTCAGGTTAGCGTTCtctacaggagacagaggagcaggGAACGGCGTTCAAGCTGAGGCCCGACCATTCGCTATCCAAAGCCACCGGCTGAATGCCAGTCGTCTTCAGACCCCTTTGACCCCTTTTTCTGCCACTTTGGGGGGGGTATGCTGTGTGAACTTCCTTACCTGCTACCTGGTCTCTGCTGGGAGTGGGCTCTGGTCCAGGGCTGGGGTGTTCTAGGCCATCCTCCACGGGGCTTAGTGTGGGTCCAGGCAGCATTTTGGTTGCAAAGGTCATCTCTACAGTTGTGGCCTATAATGTAGAAAACCCTGGTGGCTTCATCACTTGTCCACTGTCCCCTAGTGCTATTCCTGACCCGCTTACTCTGCACCTGTATCTGTGCCAAGCTCTCTTCCCCTGGGTCCTGCCTCCTGTCTGGGTAAACTTCCCAATGAATTGATGCTTTTCTTTGGATAGGGGCTGGGTAGCTAGCTGTCCACTGCCctaccttcctcctttcccaggcTGAAAGTATCTCACCTCAAAGCTACctggttctgctttttttttttttccttccccagaaagagtttttctgtgtagctttggctgccctggactcactttgtagaccaagctggtcttgaactcacagagatctgcctgcctctgcctccctgagtgctgggattacaggcacgtgacACCACACCCGGTTCTGGTTCTGTTATTAACAACACTTTTCAGGGTTTAATGGGAGTGAGAGCAATGCACAGTTGTCCAGGAGGAAAGGGAACGAGGCAAGCGCACTGCCCAGAGCCACCCCACCAAATTTTCCCCGCCAGACATGGTTCCTCTGTATAATAGCTCTAGCTGTACTAGAGCTCGATCtagtccagggtggcctcgaactcaaggagatccacttgcctcttcctctcaagtgctgggatcaaagtgtgcgccaccaccgcctggctgaccccaccaattttattttatttatttatttattttaatttttaaaaaaatatttatttatttattattatatggtgttctgcctgcatgtacacctgcccactagaagagggcatcagatcacattatagatggttgtgagccaccatgtggttgctgggaattgaactcaggacctttggaagagcaggtggcactcctaacctctgagctatctctctagccccccaccAATTTTAAAGTCAACTTCAACTGTCTAGAATGTGGCTTCCTTCACACCCCACCCACATACACTAGCCTCTTCCTCCCCTTGCACTGCCCTCACAGGACCTTAGGGCCATTTCCCCTCCGCCTACACTCACCACAAGCAGCAACTTCTCCACACACTCGGGCACCACGTTGTGCAGGTGGCTGAGGTGGAAGTGCAGGGCAGGCCGGCCCACCAGCTGCTCCTGGCAGAGCGGGCACCTGTATTTGGGCTGCACGGCATGCTGGGAGACTGTATGAACCCTCACCTGGTCAGACTCTGGGCTCAGGAAGCTGCAATATGGACAGCAGTATACCTGGGGGATACATAGGGGTGGCAGAGGAGGAGTCAGGGgccggggggccggggggggggatGACCCACTATCTCACAGGTAGCAGGAGTCAGTGCGATGCCGTCCCCATTATTCAGATTTATGGGACCAGTCAGATAGGAAGGCACCTTAGCCCACCCAGCCCCCAACCAGCCCTGAACGTTGGCAACTCCCTGGGCTAGGACAAAGGCCTAGCCTGGGTTGCTATGTTGACTTCCTTCTTTGCCAGTCCCTTCTCatcctgcttttttctttccttttggtgtGGCTTTCCCTGTCTCTGATACCCTAATCGACATTCCAGCTTTCCAGCTGGCCCTGGACCAGCCTCTGCCCTGAATCTGGCTTTCTTACCCATACCCTACTACCTGTCTTTTCTGTGACATGCCTCCTTCTTCTGGGCATTTTTTCTGAACCCAGAGGTCCCTTAGCCTGCCTATTTCAGTCTCCCAGGTCCCTTGCCATTCCCTACAGAGGGGTCCTACCTGTCTGCCATGAAGCTTGGCTCACCCCAGGTTCAGCAACTTGCCgttctcttctccttccactaCTTCTTGTCCTGGGATCTGccgtgttgaccaggctggcctcgaactcagagatctgccttctcctaagtggtgggactaaaggtgtgtggcaccacctCCTGCTCACtgctgctactttttttttttttttgagacaaggtctctctgtgtagccttggctgtcctggactcgctttgtagattaggctggcctcgaactcacagtgatccacctgcctctgcctcccaagtgctgggatttaaggcgtgtgccaccacgcccagcctgttCACTACTTCTTAATACAAGCAAATGCCACTCCTCAAGTGGTCCAGGTAAACTCTGGTCTGCCCCTTAGCACATTGTGGCCTAGATCTCTAGCTAGCCAGAGGCAAAGGAGGCCTGCTGTCACCTGACTGAACTGTCTAGTGGGCATTCTCCCTGCAGCCTCTCTCTGGCCTACCTCATCTCCTGTTGCCTCGCACTTTCCCAGGCCTGTACATTGAGGCAGGGGAGCCAGGCACTCATATCAGTGCACCTAGCCCTCTAACAGACAGGCTGCAGGGAACAGGAGttgggaggaagagaaacagaacagaggTAGCGCTGTGTGCCGCAGTGGAGGCTGGGAAGTGGGGAAGCCCAGGATGGTAGGCATGGCAAGATAAGAGACCCGGGATCTCCTCAGAAGCAACATTTTACACCACAGGGCCGAGCTGCTTCTGAGTCCTGTTAAGTCCAAGTCCTGGGGTCTGGGGGCTTGTGGGACTTGCCAGTGTGTTACCTGTTTGGGGCCTCTACAGGAGGGGTGCCAGGTCAGTTCTCTCAGGCTTGCAGCTCCTCATCAGAAGGAATATCCTCCTGGCGGCCTGTGAGGCTGCCCTCTCATTTCTCTACTctactctccctcctttcccGGCATCTCCTCCAGTCTTTCCTACCCTTCCTACGATTCCTCTCTTGACTTTTCTCAAGGTCCTGCCACTCCCTTCTGTGTTCACCTTTACAGGCAGCTTTCTTTCCTTACGTGCTGAACATACAGAACTGGCCCCTGCATGGAATTTCTCGTGTGACATTCTGAACTGAGTCAGCCACACGCAAAACACAAGCCTTTAGAGCAGgggttcccagccttcctagtgctgcgacccatttgtggtgacacccaaccataaaattattttcgttgctactgcATAACTTCTTAATATAAGAACATTTTGCCACTGTTGTAAACTGTAGTGTAAATacctatgttttctgatggtctatttatttatttgagtgttctatttgcatgtatgacagaagagggcatcaaatcccattatagatagtcatgagccaccatgtggttgctgggacttgaactcaggacttctggaagagcagacatctgctcttaaccactgagccatctctccagcccttctgatGGCCTTTAGGCAACCCCAGCGAAAGGGCTGTTCAGCCCCCAGCGGGGTCGCGACCCACGGCCTGAGAACCAGTGCTAGAGAGTAAGAAATCTCAGTAAAGTCAGCCCCCCCCCACTTCATCCCAGTTACCCCAGTTCTGACCGTGATCTGGTTGGCACTGTCTCTGGGAGGGCCAGTTCTGTCCTCTGTCACTTCAGAtgctgaggaggagaggagaggcggtTAAAAGGATTCCTTGGTCCCCTTTCCCATTCCTGCACAACCCCTCTAGTACCAGTGGACTTTCAGGGCAGGAAGTGGCTTTCAGAGAATGGAGAATAGGTAAgaaactcaggagccaggtgaGGCTCGGCAGGGATCACTTCCGGGTTAGCCAGCAGCCAGGTGAGGCTTGGCAGGCATCACTTCCGGGTTAGCCAGGGCTGGGTTTTCAAAGAGGGTAGAGATGCATGGGTGGATGGTGACTTCTttgcccttccccttcctttttagtttttgctCCTTCTGGGAAGGAGGTTTTTTGGGTTTCTGAAAGGCACCCGTCATCATGCCAGTGTGCACAGTgagttgtgtgtgttgggggggaaaTGGGTCTGAGGAGCAGCTCACCCAGTTGTTCTGTCTTGTTCTGGCCATCTTTCTCAGAGGTGGGCGGCTGAGCTAAGGGGGTGTCA
It encodes:
- the Zfhx2 gene encoding LOW QUALITY PROTEIN: zinc finger homeobox protein 2 (The sequence of the model RefSeq protein was modified relative to this genomic sequence to represent the inferred CDS: deleted 1 base in 1 codon); this translates as MATLNSASLCGTAPSPGRDVPSPPPETSSSSSSGTSDPVTKDPPDAPSTSESVRSSEPGGKLPESSCGLIPPKDTGEPQVEPGCGHIPPRDLGVEKEEEEAGTLPLDLSNHLFFAAGGKAYLLAKLPLPGGSELLLPKGFPWDEASTKEEPGLPRLARFPRSPLTILHIQHGFDPIQGFSSSDQILSHDTSAPSLAACEGRDGAFWSYQLVPNPTEDPKDGPMGSRRGDHRALFWICLPCRLGFGRLRAFIGHTRSHGAKLSPAHHQSLLGSPAILQEGDDGGVAFLSLLEPKPLTRPSEVPEEPNSSTVTMEASRGQTEHALPEADHQALVLPSEELMALSPPSPPTALATWDPSPTQAKESPVSRGEAGPDWFPEGQEMDGGFCLPLNQSSPTSKEVAMLPAPAGSPEDTSDPPQACRLVDDYAPAPAAFQGLSLSSHMSLLHSRNSCKTLKCPKCNWHYKYQQTLDVHMREKHPESNSHCSYCSAGGAHPRLARGESYNCGYKPYRCDVCNYSTTTKGNLSIHMQSDKHLANLQGFQAGPGGQGSPPEASLPPPSAGDKEPKTKSSWQCKVCSYETNISRNLRIHMTSEKHLQNVLMLHQGLPLGLPPGLVGPGPPPPPGASPANPPELFQYFGPQALGQPQTPMPGPGLRPDKPLEAQLLLNGFHHLGAPTRKFPTAAPGSLSPDTHLPPSQLLGSSSDGLPTSPSPDDSPPLKVFRCLVCQAFSTDSLELLLYHCSIGRSLPEAEWKEVAGDTHRCKLCCYGTQLKANFQLHLKTDKHTQKYQLAAHLREGGGAVGTPSPLSLGDGASYGSVSPLHLRCNICDFESNSKEKMQLHARGSAHEENSQIYKFLLEMEGAEAGPEPGLYRCLLCAWDTPSRLAVLQHLRTPSHRDAQAQRRLQLLQNGPPAEEGLSALQGTLSFSRGRLRTPGKAPDTPLAQPPTSEKDGQNKTEQLASEVTEDRTGPPRDSANQITVYCCPYCSFLSPESDQVRVHTVSQHAVQPKYRCPLCQEQLVGRPALHFHLSHLHNVVPECVEKLLLVATTVEMTFATKMLPGPTLSPVEDGLEHPSPGPEPTPSRDQVAENANLTPEASPVPPPEPPLAPVEGPEKPSGSPGQPSSPTPSPVPQLDAQVEEMAPPPAMAEEEEGAMGEPRSAEPSAADSRHPLTYRKTTNFALDKFLDPARPYKCTVCKESFTQKNILLVHYNSVSHLHKMKKAASDPSCPARGEAGIPAPSTAASDKPFKCTVCRVSYNQSSTLEIHMRSVLHQTRSRGAKTDAKAEGPERSQEEVKEGETEGEVGTEKKGPDPAAFMSGLPFLSPPAPPLDLHRFPAPLFTPPVLPPFPLVPESLLKLQQQQLLLPFYLHDLKVGPKLALASPTPMLSLPAATPPPLPAPPKAELPEQEWERPLIAEEGNEAGPSSPPHPSPNEAARTAAKALLENFGFELVIQYNEGKQAVPPPPTPPPPESLGGGDKLACGACGKLFSNMLILKTHEEHVHRRFLPFEALSRYAAQFRKSYDSLYPPPPAEPPKPPDGSLESPPQLGPPFVVPEPEVGGIHTSEERSLAGGHWPAEEEEGSRGTLPPTVPAAGRRFSRTKFTEFQSQALQSFFETSAYPKDGEVERLANLLGLASRVVVVWFQNARQKARKNACEGGPVASGGAPGGASGCRRCHATFACIFELVRHLKKCYDDQPPEEEEEAEKAEEEEEVEEEELEERNPEPAARHSGPSPEHADVEDSSQQAEPTRPEGKESEGKAPPSPPVHTCDQCAISFPSQDLLSAHHRLHFLPPSVQPSAPSQLLDLPLLVFGERTPAVSGTSSGTPLKRKHDDGSLSPTGSEAGGGGDGEPPKDKRLRTTILPEQLEILYRWYMQDSNPTRKMLDCISEEVGLKKRVVQVWFQNTRARERKGQFRSTPGGVAGPAVKPTVNAAPAPFPKFNLLLSKMEDETGKETPKREAPAFPYPAVTPAAGPLPSLQPGKEATAPPPEPPLPLPPPALSEDEGPEEPPKASPESEACSPSAGDLSDSSASSLAEPESPGAGGTSGGPGGGTGVPDGMGQRRYRTQMSSLQLKIMKACYEAYRTPTMQECEVLGEEIGLPKRVIQVWFQNARAKEKKAKLQGAAIAGSGSSSEGALAAQRTDCPYCDVKYDFYVSCRGHLFSRQHLAKLKEAVRAQLKSESKCYDLAPAPEAPPLAPKGPPATTPASVPLGASPTLPRLAPVLLPGPTLAQPPLGSIASFNSGTAASSGLLGLATSVLPATTVVQTAGPGRPLPQRPASNQTNSSTDPTPGPATEPSGDKVSGERKPVATLTNSSTDALKNLKALKATVPALLGGQFLPFPLPPTGGAAPPAVFGPQLQGAYFQQLYGMKKGLFPMNPVIPQTLIGLLPNTLLQQPPQAPEPTATAPPKPPELSAPEEGESSEADELLTGSAGISTVDVTHRYLCRQCKMAFDGEAPAAAHQRSFCFFGRGSGASMPAPLRVPICTYHCLACEVLLSGREALASHLRSSAHRRKAAPPPGGPPITVTNSATAVPAAVAFAKEEARLPHTDPNPKTTTTSTLLAL